One Perca flavescens isolate YP-PL-M2 chromosome 9, PFLA_1.0, whole genome shotgun sequence genomic window carries:
- the dtymk gene encoding thymidylate kinase, translated as MACKRGALIVLEGVDKAGKTTQCKKLVQALQQSGRPAEMMRFPDRTTTIGQLISAYLEKKSDLEDHTVHLLFSANRWELVPLIKKKLEQGTTLVVDRYAFSGVAFTSAKPGFCLDWCMKPDVGLPKPDLVMFLQLSPAEAALRGQFGEERYETSVFQKAVQQKFEQLMKDPSVNWQVIDASQSVEDVHENIRTQSLNTINTAHNQQLGELWK; from the exons ATGGCGTGTAAAAGAGGAGCGCTCATTGTTCTGGAGGGAGTGGACAAAGCCGGGAAAACTACTCAGTGCAAGAAACTAGTTCAGGCGCTGCAACAGAGCGGTCGACCTGCAGAGATGATGAGATTCCCTG ACAGGACCACGACCATTGGACAGCTGATAAGCGCCTACCTTGAGAAGAAAAGTGATTTGGAGGACCACACAGTGCACCTGCTGTTCTCTGCAAACCGCTGGGAACTGGT GCCTCTAATAAAGAAGAAGCTAGAGCAAGGCACCACTCTGGTCGTAGATAGGTACGCCTTCTCTGGAGTCGCTTTCACCAGTGCAAAGCCC GGTTTCTGTCTGGACTGGTGCATGAAACCTGACGTGGGACTGCCAAAGCCGGACCTTGTCATGTTTCTACAGCTCAGCCCAGCTGAGGCTGCTCTCAGAGGTCAGTTTGGAGAAGAGAGATATGAGACCAGTGTTTTCCAAAAAGCAGTTCAACAGAAATTTGAACAGCTGATGAAGGATCCTTCAGTCAACTGGCAG GTTATTGATGCTTCCCAGAGTGTTGAGGATGTGCACGAGAACATCAGGACCCAGAGCCTCAACACTATCAACACAGCTCATAACCAGCAACTTGGAGAGCTGTGGAAGTGA
- the agxta gene encoding alanine--glyoxylate and serine--pyruvate aminotransferase a, with product MSSVSIPPPKCLLKSLVVPYRHMFGPGPSNVPLRILEAGANPVIGHMHPEIFKIMSDIKSGIQYMFQTENNMTLAVSGTGHSAMECAIFNAVEPGESVLMAVNGIWGERAAEMAERIGARVNTIVTPPGGFFTNEEIEQALSKHRPVLFFLAHGESSTGVLHPLEGIGQLCHKYNCLFLVDSVASCGGTPLYMDQLEIDILYTGSQKVLNAPPGTAPISFSERACQKILNRRTKPVSFFLDLSWLANYWGCDGKLSRVYHHTGPVTAFYTLRESLAVLVEEGLQNSWKRHQEVAEYFHAGLESMGLKLFVKSKVTRLPTVTTIIAPHGYDWKEITAYIMKTHNLEISGGLGPSVGLVLRVGLMGCNSSKANADMVLAALKDALKHCHKSKV from the exons ATGTCGTCTGTCTCTATACCCCCACCAAAATGCCTGCTGAAATCGTTAGTGGTCCCTTATCGTCACATGTTTGGACCAGGACCTTCCAATGTTCCTTTACGAATCTTGGAGGCCGGGGCCAATCCTGTCATTGGACACATGCATCCAGAGATATTTAAG ATAATGAGTGACATCAAAAGTGGAATCCAGTACATGTTCCAGACTGAGAACAACATGACTTTAGCAGTGAGCGGCACTGGCCACAGTGCTATGGAGTGTGCCATCTTCAACGCAGTGGAGCCCGGGGAGAGCGTACTGATGGCAGTCAACGGCATATGGGGAGAGCGAGCAGCAGAAATGGCTGAGAGGATAG GTGCCAGAGTAAATACCATTGTGACGCCCCCTGGTGGTTTCTTCACAAATGAAGAAATTGAGCAG GCTTTATCGAAACACAGGCCAGTGCTGTTCTTCCTTGCACATGGAGAATCTTCTACAGGAGTCTTGCATCCTTTAGAAGGCATCGGACAGCTGTGCCATAA GTATAACTGCTTGTTTCTTGTTGACTCTGTGGCATCATGTGGAGGGACCCCTCTGTACATGGACCAGCTAG AGATAGACATCCTATACACGGGCTCCCAAAAGGTTTTGAATGCTCCTCCGGGTACAGCACCCATCTCCTTCAGTGAGAGAGCATG CCAGAAAATATTAAACCGGAGGACAAAGCCTGTGTCATTCTTCTTGGATCTGAGTTGGCTTGCAAACTACTGGGGATGTGATGGCAAGCTGTCAAGAGT ATATCACCACACAGGTCCAGTCACTGCTTTTTACACTCTGAGGGAGAGTCTGGCTGTCCTTGTTGAAGAG GGTCTGCAGAATTCATGGAAAAGACACCAAGAAGTGGCTGAGTATTTCCACGCTGGCCTAGAGAGCATGGGTCTCAAACTTTTTGTCAAATCAAAAGTGA CAAGACTGCCTACGGTTACCACTATTATTGCTCCTCATGGATATGACTGGAAAGAGATCACAGCCTACATCATGAAAACACATAATTTAGAGATTTCTGGAGGGCTCGGACCATCAGTTGGCTTG GTGTTGCGTGTGGGGCTGATGGGATGTAACAGCAGCAAGGCCAATGCTGACATGGTGTTAGCAGCACTGAAAGATGCTCTGAAACACTGTCACAAGAGCAAAGTGTAA